The Coffea arabica cultivar ET-39 chromosome 3c, Coffea Arabica ET-39 HiFi, whole genome shotgun sequence genome contains a region encoding:
- the LOC113736041 gene encoding anthocyanidin 3-O-glucosyltransferase 2-like — protein MEKIEVVMVMAPMLRHLIPAIELAKILLQRANCLAISFLMMNSTLDPEATAKIESLTASCKFDRLHFRHLPMPDISQWNIPHQGIYLHQLTEFHKSNVRETVSKIKGFAGIIVDMINTPMMDIADELSVPSYILFTCSAACLGVMLHFQALEDEQTIKTCHLLQRETKLVIPSFTNEVPISVLPIFTTMEGTWSGRFLNHTRNYRRAKGIIINTFADFESHAIDSLSMKHSYGTTGVPTTYPVGLILNRSQIQAESTKGHLELMNWLDDQPAKSVLFICFGSTGSFKLDQVKEIALGLGKSGYRFIWVLRRPPAMKGGFAGEFENHGPLLPEGFLNRTASIGKVVSWVPQLAILSHPAVGGFVSHCGWNSTLESIWCGVPIATWPLLGDQQLNAFQLVKELRIAVEISLDYNEANEHQPLVKAGQIEKGIREVMDGENEVRKRVKELSEKSRQAMKEGGSSHVTFENLIHTICSSRPKSGV, from the coding sequence ATGGAGAAAATTGAAGTAGTGATGGTTATGGCGCCAATGCTGAGGCACTTAATACCAGCCATCGAGCTAGCTAAGATACTGCTTCAAAGAGCAAATTGTCTAGCAATCTCATTCCTCATGATGAATTCAACATTGGACCCCGAAGCCACGGCCAAAATCGAGTCTCTGACTGCCTCTTGCAAATTTGATCGCCTTCATTTCCGTCACCTTCCGATGCCAGACATCTCTCAGTGGAATATTCCACATCAGGGAATCTACCTTCATCAACTCACAGAGTTTCACAAGTCTAATGTACGAGAAACAGTCTCCAAAATCAAAGGTTTTGCAGGGATTATTGTTGACATGATAAACACGCCAATGATGGATATAGCTGACGAGCTCAGTGTTCCTAGCTACATCCTTTTCACTTGTAGTGCGGCCTGTCTTGGCGTTATGCTCCATTTCCAAGCGCTCGAAGATGAGCAAACTATAAAAACATGTCATTTACTCCAGAGAGAAACTAAATTGGTCATTCCTAGTTTTACCAACGAAGTTCCAATTAGTGTACTCCCAATATTTACAACTATGGAGGGAACTTGGTCAGGCAGGTTCTTGAATCATACTCGCAATTATAGAAGAGCAAAGGGCATCATTATCAACACTTTTGCTGATTTTGAATCTCATGCTATTGATTCTTTGTCAATGAAACATTCTTACGGTACAACAGGAGTGCCAACCACCTATCCTGTGGGATTAATCCTGAATAGATCTCAAATCCAGGCAGAATCTACTAAAGGCCATTTAGAATTGATGAATTGGCTTGATGATCAGCCAGCAAAGTCGGTGCTTTTCATCTGTTTTGGTAGTACAGGAAGTTTCAAATTAGATCAAGTGAAAGAAATAGCACTGGGCCTCGGAAAAAGTGGCTATCGGTTTATTTGGGTTCTTAGGCGGCCCCCGGCTATGAAAGGAGGATTTGCAGGGGAATTTGAGAATCATGGACCTCTTCTGCCAGAAGGATTCTTGAATCGAACAGCTTCGATTGGAAAGGTTGTCAGCTGGGTTCCACAATTGGCTATTTTGTCACACCCGGCTGTGGGCGGATTTGTCTCGCACTGTGGTTGGAATTCAACGTTGGAGAGTATTTGGTGTGGTGTGCCAATTGCTACATGGCCGTTGCTTGGAGATCAACAATTGAATGCCTTCCAGTTGGTGAAAGAGTTACGAATAGCTGTGGAAATTAGTTTGGATTACAACGAAGCCAATGAGCATCAACCATTGGTGAAAGCAGGACAAATAGAGAAAGGAATAAGGGAAGTGATGGATGGTGAGAACGAAGTCCGGAAAAGGGTGAAAGAGCTTAGTGAGAAAAGTAGGCAGGCTATGAAGGAAGGTGGATCATCTCATGTGACCTTTGAGAATCTCATACATACTATCTGCAGCAGCCGTCCTAAGTCTGGCGTTTGA